One genomic segment of Microbacterium sp. ProA8 includes these proteins:
- a CDS encoding ABC transporter substrate-binding protein has product MRPLSHRTLAHRLAAGAALATAAVLALAGCSGSSSADDGSSGASSSEETVTVKIGTLRGQPHFYQPFLYNDHAVDGVEFEVVTLDTTPALSDALVSGSIDFAISGVTPTIASISQDRDLQVVASAADGGSGFIGNGESSLDELVGEKIGIVQGSAQEVALRLLIEDAGLTPEDFALTVIPVPEMASAFAAGDIAAFMGVEIGVSIAKANGGTEVVDPYSTPIGKVNIGLITTGALIEEDPELVQKVVDTHAVTTEYMADNIEEWLPGMVEEFGGDEDVFTSALENFWLRSDLSDEYVGQLEALASAMAEIGLITDAPTGEDIVDTTFAP; this is encoded by the coding sequence ATGCGCCCCCTGTCCCATCGCACCCTCGCCCACCGCCTCGCCGCGGGCGCCGCCCTCGCCACCGCCGCCGTGCTCGCCCTCGCCGGCTGCAGCGGCTCCTCGTCCGCCGACGACGGGTCGTCCGGTGCCTCCTCGAGCGAGGAGACCGTCACCGTCAAGATCGGGACGCTCCGCGGCCAGCCGCACTTCTACCAGCCGTTCCTCTACAACGACCACGCCGTCGACGGCGTCGAGTTCGAGGTCGTCACCCTCGACACGACGCCGGCGCTGTCGGACGCCCTCGTGTCGGGATCGATCGACTTCGCCATCTCGGGCGTCACGCCGACGATCGCCTCGATCTCGCAGGACCGCGACCTCCAGGTCGTGGCCAGTGCCGCAGACGGCGGCTCGGGCTTCATCGGCAACGGCGAGTCGTCGCTCGACGAGCTCGTCGGCGAGAAGATCGGCATCGTTCAGGGCTCGGCCCAGGAGGTCGCCCTGCGCCTGCTGATCGAGGACGCGGGCCTCACCCCCGAGGACTTCGCCCTCACCGTCATCCCGGTGCCCGAGATGGCGTCGGCCTTCGCGGCCGGCGACATCGCGGCGTTCATGGGCGTCGAGATCGGCGTCTCCATCGCGAAGGCGAACGGCGGCACCGAGGTCGTCGACCCCTACTCGACCCCCATCGGCAAGGTCAACATCGGCCTCATCACGACCGGCGCGCTGATCGAGGAGGACCCCGAGCTCGTGCAGAAGGTCGTCGACACCCACGCCGTCACGACGGAGTACATGGCCGACAACATCGAGGAGTGGCTGCCGGGCATGGTCGAGGAGTTCGGCGGCGACGAGGATGTCTTCACCTCGGCGCTCGAGAACTTCTGGCTGCGTTCCGATCTGTCCGACGAGTACGTCGGCCAGCTCGAGGCGCTCGCGTCCGCGATGGCCGAGATCGGCCTGATCACGGACGCGCCCACGGGCGAGGACATCGTCGACACGACGTTCGCCCCGTGA
- a CDS encoding XRE family transcriptional regulator — protein sequence MGEVPTQIGPRLRTLRAATGRSLSSVAHELGISSSALSQIETGVMQPSVNRLIDLVGVLGVPVSAIFDDAGRFAPRPHDDRSDVSEQLPGVLVAHAGRMSPAALAEGVTYRRLSPASLPGVDWFESTYPPGSSSSVDGTMLVHAGYESGWVARGELTFEFADGKVRLGPGGSLSFPASRPHRVVNDTAEPAVAIWLTLTGPAAGAAGDAGAAAGDAGRAGGGGVDGEA from the coding sequence ATGGGTGAGGTGCCCACGCAGATAGGACCGCGACTGCGCACGCTCCGCGCCGCCACCGGGCGGTCGCTCTCGTCCGTCGCACACGAGCTGGGGATCTCCTCGAGTGCGCTGTCCCAGATCGAGACCGGAGTCATGCAGCCGTCCGTCAACCGGCTCATCGATCTCGTGGGCGTGCTCGGCGTGCCGGTGTCGGCGATCTTCGACGACGCCGGACGGTTCGCCCCGCGACCGCACGACGACCGCTCCGACGTGTCGGAGCAGCTTCCCGGGGTGCTCGTCGCGCACGCCGGCAGGATGTCGCCCGCCGCGCTGGCCGAGGGGGTCACCTATCGCCGGCTCTCACCGGCGTCGCTGCCGGGAGTCGACTGGTTCGAGTCCACGTATCCCCCCGGTTCGTCGTCGAGCGTCGACGGCACGATGCTCGTGCACGCCGGGTACGAGAGCGGATGGGTCGCCCGCGGCGAACTGACCTTCGAGTTCGCGGACGGCAAGGTGCGGCTCGGTCCTGGCGGGTCGCTCTCCTTCCCGGCATCCCGCCCCCATCGTGTGGTCAACGACACGGCCGAGCCCGCCGTCGCGATCTGGCTCACGCTCACCGGGCCCGCCGCCGGCGCTGCCGGCGACGCGGGCGCCGCCGCCGGCGACGCGGGTCGCGCGGGCGGCGGAGGCGTTGACGGAGAGGCGTAG
- a CDS encoding ABC transporter permease — translation MTQAIVTDLAPDPSPASPRRRPRPFARGSALNRVLLGSIVPILFLIVWQVGREQAWEIPVVGIRMGYLPSPADVVASLWDYAFGGIHDDAFSGDLWINLGTSSLRVLVGFAIASAIAVPLGILMGRYYTMDALFDPFINLFRPIPATAWVPLVGLLIGWGDQATIFLIALSAFFPIVLGAISGSKEVPPRLIEAGRMLGARRWEVLAQVVVPASAPAVVNGMRVGLGIAWVVLVLGEGVGVNVGLGANIILARDVVRTDMVVVGMMVVGVAGFLSDRILMGAFQLFTRGRPLIK, via the coding sequence GTGACCCAGGCCATCGTGACCGACCTCGCCCCCGACCCCTCGCCTGCGTCCCCGCGGCGCCGGCCACGCCCCTTCGCCCGGGGTTCCGCGCTGAATCGCGTGCTGCTCGGCAGCATCGTGCCGATCCTGTTCCTCATCGTCTGGCAGGTCGGCCGCGAGCAGGCGTGGGAGATCCCCGTCGTCGGCATCCGCATGGGGTACCTGCCCTCTCCCGCCGACGTCGTCGCATCGCTCTGGGACTACGCCTTCGGCGGCATCCATGACGATGCGTTCTCGGGCGACCTGTGGATCAACCTGGGCACGTCCTCGCTGCGCGTGCTCGTCGGATTCGCCATCGCGTCCGCGATCGCCGTGCCCCTCGGCATCCTGATGGGCCGCTACTACACGATGGACGCACTCTTCGATCCGTTCATCAACCTCTTCCGCCCCATCCCCGCGACCGCCTGGGTGCCCCTCGTCGGCCTCCTGATCGGCTGGGGCGACCAGGCCACGATCTTCCTCATCGCGCTGTCGGCGTTCTTCCCGATCGTGCTGGGCGCGATCAGCGGCTCGAAAGAGGTCCCGCCGCGCCTCATCGAAGCCGGACGGATGCTGGGCGCCCGGCGCTGGGAGGTGCTGGCCCAGGTCGTCGTCCCCGCCTCCGCCCCCGCCGTCGTCAACGGCATGCGCGTTGGCCTCGGCATCGCCTGGGTCGTGCTCGTCCTCGGCGAGGGCGTCGGCGTGAACGTCGGCCTCGGCGCCAACATCATCCTCGCCCGCGACGTGGTGCGCACCGACATGGTCGTCGTCGGCATGATGGTCGTCGGCGTCGCCGGCTTCCTCTCCGACCGCATCCTGATGGGCGCCTTCCAGCTGTTCACCCGCGGCCGCCCGCTGATCAAGTGA